In one window of Romboutsia hominis DNA:
- a CDS encoding RusA family crossover junction endodeoxyribonuclease, producing the protein MIKLTIPGRPISKSNFKLHNVHGQAWMPSKGKHSKYLAYENMIAGYINQQYDGETIEEDLITILKLYFPNKRMGDLHNYPKSICDGIEKSGIIKNDKQLKPVLLFDFIDKENPRVEIELYPASEYDVSYSILKK; encoded by the coding sequence TTGATTAAATTAACAATCCCAGGTAGACCAATAAGTAAGTCTAATTTTAAACTTCACAACGTCCATGGTCAAGCATGGATGCCATCAAAAGGTAAACACTCTAAATATTTAGCCTATGAAAACATGATAGCAGGTTATATAAACCAACAATATGATGGAGAAACTATAGAAGAAGATTTAATAACTATTTTAAAATTATATTTCCCTAATAAACGTATGGGCGATTTACATAACTATCCTAAAAGTATATGTGATGGAATAGAAAAAAGTGGAATAATAAAAAATGATAAACAGTTAAAACCTGTATTATTATTTGATTTTATAGATAAAGAAAATCCTCGTGTTGAAATAGAACTTTATCCTGCTTCTGAATATGATGTTTCTTATAGCATTCTTAAAAAATAA
- a CDS encoding aldo/keto reductase, with the protein MRELGKTNMKVKRVGFGGIPIQRITQEETNKVINELEAQGINFIDTARGYTVSEEYIGNAIEEKREKFFIATKSMSRDYEAMKNDIEISLKNLKTDYIDLYQLHNVKSEEYDEIFADNKAYKALLEAKKEGKIKHIGITSHSLETIEKVVENDKFETIQFPYNIVENQADEVFKKANEKGIGIIVMKPLAGGALDDATLAIKYILSKDYIDVAIPGMESIEQVKQNSAVLNNLELNEDDNKKIEEIKSTLGKRFCRRCEYCLPCPVGVNIPANFLLEGYYTRYNLKKWAKERYASTVGKANECVNCGLCETKCPYNLPIREMLKEVCAKLG; encoded by the coding sequence TTGAGAGAATTAGGTAAAACTAATATGAAGGTTAAAAGAGTAGGATTTGGGGGAATACCTATACAAAGAATTACCCAAGAAGAGACTAATAAAGTAATAAATGAACTTGAAGCACAAGGAATAAACTTTATAGATACAGCTAGAGGATATACAGTTAGTGAAGAGTATATAGGAAATGCAATTGAAGAAAAAAGAGAAAAATTTTTTATAGCCACAAAGAGTATGTCTAGAGACTATGAGGCTATGAAAAATGATATAGAAATAAGTCTTAAGAACTTAAAAACAGATTATATAGATTTATATCAACTACACAATGTAAAAAGTGAAGAATATGATGAAATATTTGCAGATAATAAAGCATATAAAGCTTTGTTAGAAGCTAAAAAAGAAGGAAAAATAAAACATATAGGAATAACTAGCCATAGTTTAGAAACTATAGAAAAGGTAGTTGAAAATGATAAATTTGAAACTATACAGTTTCCTTATAATATAGTTGAGAATCAAGCAGATGAAGTATTTAAAAAAGCTAATGAGAAGGGTATAGGAATAATAGTAATGAAACCTTTAGCAGGAGGAGCACTAGATGATGCAACTTTAGCTATTAAGTATATATTATCAAAAGATTATATTGATGTTGCTATACCAGGTATGGAAAGTATAGAGCAGGTAAAGCAAAATAGTGCGGTACTTAATAATCTAGAATTAAATGAAGATGACAATAAAAAAATAGAAGAAATAAAAAGTACATTAGGCAAAAGATTTTGTAGAAGATGTGAATATTGCTTACCATGTCCAGTAGGAGTAAATATCCCAGCCAATTTTTTACTAGAAGGATATTATACTAGATATAACCTTAAAAAATGGGCAAAAGAAAGATATGCATCTACAGTTGGTAAAGCTAATGAATGTGTAAATTGTGGGTTATGTGAAACTAAATGTCCATATAATTTACCAATAAGAGAAATGTTAAAAGAAGTATGCGCTAAACTTGGTTAA